Part of the Dehalobacter sp. genome is shown below.
ATCAAACAATTGGCTGAAAGTAAACAGGAAACTTTTACACATTAACATTTAAAACATAAAAGTATGAGGACAAGATTAATAGTAGCAGGGCTGCTTATCGTGCTTGGCACAAACGGGTTGAAAGCACAGTTTGTCGTTACTGACCCGCTAAGTATTGCGCAAGGTGTTATCAATTCGGCCAACGAAATTGTGCAGACTTCAAGCACAGTTTCCAACGTAATAAAAAATTTTCAGGAAGTGAGAAAGGTTTACCAGCAGGGAAAGGAGTATTACGACAAACTCAAAGCGGTACACGACCTTGTAAAAGACGCTTATAAAGTACAGCAAACACTGCTCATGATTGGTGAGATTTCCGATATATATGTCAGCTCTTTTGAGTTGATGTTGCAGGATAAATATTACACCGCAGAGGAGCTGGGAGCTATTGCCTTTGGTTATACAAAGCTACTGGAAGAAGGGGCAGCTACCCTTAAAGAGATGAAAGACGTCATTAGCAGTACCGGGCTTTCCATGACCGATAAAGAGCGCATGGATATTGTTGACAGGTGCTATAACGCGGTGAAACATTACCGGAACCTCACCCGGTACTATACCAACAAGAACATTTCCATATCGCTCATCCGGGCAGAGCAGGAAGGTGACAAAGCCCGGATACTTGCGCTTTACGGAAATGCTGAAGACCGGTACTGGTAAAATTTTTGTTTATGGATACATTTGACAATTTACACCAGGCGCTACGGGTGCTTTATAGCGAAATGATGCCCCTTTGTTCGGACATGACAGCGGTTGCCAAAGGTATAGCCGGGCTGGGCGCCTTGT
Proteins encoded:
- a CDS encoding DUF4141 domain-containing protein, producing MRTRLIVAGLLIVLGTNGLKAQFVVTDPLSIAQGVINSANEIVQTSSTVSNVIKNFQEVRKVYQQGKEYYDKLKAVHDLVKDAYKVQQTLLMIGEISDIYVSSFELMLQDKYYTAEELGAIAFGYTKLLEEGAATLKEMKDVISSTGLSMTDKERMDIVDRCYNAVKHYRNLTRYYTNKNISISLIRAEQEGDKARILALYGNAEDRYW